A DNA window from Daucus carota subsp. sativus chromosome 3, DH1 v3.0, whole genome shotgun sequence contains the following coding sequences:
- the LOC135151209 gene encoding ABC transporter G family member 41-like, whose translation MVDAEADYCGTTILGMITKLQRFNSNAILELSMIVSRLAIIYKQRDFNFYPAWAYSIPAVILKIPFSFVDAFQWTGLTYYVIGYNSE comes from the exons ATGGTAGATGCAGAAGCAGATTATTGTG GTACAACTATTCTTGGGATGATTACAAAACTGCAAAG GTTCAACAGTAATGCAATACTGGAATTGTCCATGATTGTATCCAGACTTGCAATCATCTACAAGCAAAGAGATTTCAACTTCTACCCTGCGTGGGCTTATTCCATTCCAGCGGTGATTTTAAAGATCCCATTTTCATTTGTAGATGCTTTTCAATGGACAGGGCTTACCTACTATGTTATAGGTTACAATTCTGAATGA